In Flavobacterium luteolum, the DNA window ACGTCATCTTAAAAAGGCCAATTTGGTTTATAAAAGCAAAAGGGATTATTTTGAAAGTTTGCTAAATCAATATCTTCAAGATAAAATTACTTTTACAAAACCCGAAGGCGGACTTGCTTTTTGGATTGTTCCAAAAGAAGAGATTAACGTTCTTGAGATTTTTGAAAAGCTGAAATTGCAAGGAATCCAAATTATGAGCCCAGATCGATTTAGTTTTGACGAAACCATTAAGGGTTTTCGCCTAGGTTATGCTTCCCTTTCAGAAAAACAAATGGAAGAAGGAATCAAAGCGATTGCTAAGCTTTTATAAAAGTTTTTTAAACACATAGAAACATAGTTTTGCTACTGCTGAAAGGCGTTTCACTTATATTAAAGCACATAGTCTATGTGTTAAATGATGAGTCATTTTTTTTACCTTCTTCAAATAAATATATTAATCTATGTTTCTATGTGTTTAAATTAATTTAATTACAGTTTTCCATTTCAATAATAGAAAACCCATTTTCCCGAATCTGATTTTCAACTTCAATCGGCGCTTTATCAATGTGGCAAAAACGACATTCTTTTGCTGACAAAGCCTGTCCTTCTTGAGCTACACTTTTTAGATATATTTTACCATATTCATATACTTGTTCTGCATCGTTGATGTTTTCATCTACCAAAATATCAAAGTGCATTATTTTTCCGTCTTTGCGGGTTACGTAAGTATCCCAAACTGCTATTTTCATTTCTTTTTAGTTTCTAAGTTACTAAGCCGCTAAGGGACTAAGTTTTATTGTTTAATGATGCAAATTTATATTGGATTTAAAAGTTTAAAATCATCCAGTTTCTTCATTTTTTGAGATGTACTGGTCCAGTACGATTTTATGTTTTAGACATAGCTTTGCAATATGAAAAACGATATTATTTTTAATTTGATTAAAGTACATCAGCGCATCGAAAACGCTTGTCGAATTGCCGGAAGAAATCCTGCTAATGTTCAGCTTTTATTGGCAACCAAAACGGTTCCAGCAGAAAAAATACGCATTGCGATTGAAGCTGGAGAAAATTTAATGGGAGAAAATAAAATGCAGGAGTTGCGGGATAAAAATGATATTTTGCAAAATCTTCCCGTCGAACGCCATTTTATTGGACATCTTCAGACCAACAAAGTAAAAGACGTGCTGAAATACGTTACTTGCATTCAGTCTTTGGATCGAATAAATCTGGCTGACGAACTTCATAAACAGCTTCAAAACCAAAACAGAAAATTGGATGTTTTTGTACAAGTGAATACATCTTATGAAGAAAGTAAATTTGGTTTACCGCCAGAAGAGGTTTTATCTTTCATCAAAAAAATAAAAACTTACGAAACGCTAACTATTAAAGGTTTAATGACAATTGGTTTATTGGATGTGGAGAAAGAAAAAATGATTCCGTCTCTAAGACTTTTAAGAACTATTCGGGATGAAATTTATTCGGAAGGAATTGAAGGTTTAACCGATTTAAAACTTTCTATGGGAATGTCTCAGGATCTAGAACTTGCCATTGCCGAAGGTTCGAATATGGTTCGTATTGGTACTTCAATATTCGGAAACCGCTTTTTAGGGAAAGAAATCTGGAACGAAAACATTGCAGAATAAAACTTAATTTTGCAGCAAATAATAAGCAGATGAACCTGAATGATCTTACCGTAATTGATACTGAAAAAATTGCTCTAGACGATTTATTTTTTAGTGATGAGAATAAAGCCGCTTTACTTCAGATTATCAAAGAACATCAATATATCGAGGAATTAAAAAAGTACAATCTTAAAGTCGACAATAAAATTTTATTGCATGGAAGTTCTGGCTGCGGTAAAACGACAACGGCAAAAGCAATTGCAAATACTTTAGATAAAAAAATTATTATAGTAAATCTTAGCACCGTTGTAGATTCTAGAATTGGTGAAACTTCTAAGAATTTAAAAGCGATTTTTGATAAAGCCATAAGAGAAAGAGCGGTTTTATTTTTGGATGAGTTTGACCAGATTGGAAAAAGTCGTGACAGTGATGATAAAGATGTGGGCGAAATGAGGCGTTTGGTAAACACGATAATTCAGCTTTTTGATTATTTCCCTTCTGACAGCTTATTGATTTGTGCCACCAATCATTACGAAATAATTGATAGCGCTTTATTGAGAAGATTTCAGCTTCGTTTGAAATATGAAATGCCTTCAGAAAAACAGCTGAATGTTTATTATGATAAAATCTTAGGCAGTTTTCCAGAACATTTTCAGAATATAGAAAGACGTTATTCGATTTCTTATGCTGAGGCTTTAGATTATATCAACACTGCAATGAAAAAGCAGATTATTGCTGCTTTGGATTTAAATAAAAACGCATAAAAAACCCGCTGCAAAAGTTTGCAACGGGTAATTCTTGGGTGGAGTTTTATATATAGAATGAATAGTGTACTTATTTACAATCCTCTTGTCAACCAACCTTTTTTGTTGGCTGTTGCAATAGCATAAGGTGCAATCCAGAATAAACTGAAAGTGTAAAAAACACTATAAGAATAAGCCCAGAATGATTCTGAAAGCGTGTATCTTTTTGCGTAAAATACCATTGAAAAAGTAGAGAAGATTAAAATTGCCATTAATGTTGAACTTAAAAATAATACTGGGTGAACAGCAATAAAGTAAAACATAAATAATATAAACGGGTATGTCATAGCAATTTTGAAAAACTGGTTTAAGAATAACATTCTCGCTCCAAATTTTGATTCTTTTCTAAAATCTGTAAAAACATATTTTGCCATCATAAGATTTTCACGAACGTTACTTCTCGCCCATCTTATGAACATTTTGTACAATCCTTTGTATTCTTCAGGAACGTTTGTCAATACCACTGCATTTCTTTGAAATTTAACTTCAAAACCTTGTTTCAAAATCATATTAGTCAAAGCACGGTCTTCTCCAATATCTGATGGTTCACCCATAAAAGTTTGGTTGATCCACTCTGGAAGACAGTTAAAAACGGCATCTCTTTTGTAAGCTGCCAAAGCTCCTGGTGTACATAATACAGAACCTAATTCGCTTTCTGCAGAACGTTGGAATTCAAAACTCATTACAAAACTTACATTCAGCATTTTTGGCAAAATTGCTTTTTTGTTGTTCAAAACCTGAACGTTTCCTGCAACGGCACCACATTTTTTGTTTACTCCAAACGGACTTACCAAGTTTCTCAAAGTATCTTTTTTCACAATAGAATCACTATCTACAGTTACAAAGATTTCTCCCGTTCCTAATTTAAATCCTCTGTATAATGCCTGACGTTTTCCTTGGTTTTTTGGCTGCTGAAAAATCGTTACACGATCTCCCAATTTTGCTTTTGCTTCTTGCATCCAATACCAAGTATCATCTTTACTTCCATCATCAATAGCCAAAAGCTGTAGTTTTTCTGCTGGATAATCGCTGTCTGCAAGGCTTAATAAAGTATCCCAAACCAATTTCCCTTCATTGTATGCTGGAACGATAATCGTACAAGTTGGCAATAAATCGTCTGATACTGATGGAATCGCTTTATATCTTAAATACAAATAAGAGCTATACAAGAAAACTCCTGCTTGGTAAAAGAATAGGATTGTTGTGATAACTAAAAATGGTAATCCCCAAGTTGAAGCAATTCTTTCAAAATGAAATTTTTCAAAATCATCCTGCAATAGAAATACTACTCCAACACCTGCTAATAGTAATAAAAAAGTCCCAATAAGAACCGCCAATCCAAACGGACTAGTTGGTCTTTCTACATGCACTTTTTGTGATTTTTGTTGAGTTCCGAAAAAAGAACCATTTATTGTTTTTTCGCTGATCGCTGAACTAGTGTTCGCGTAAAATTGTTCTGAGATAATTGTTTCGCTTTCCATGCTTATACTCCTTTTTTAATTTGCTTAATGTGGCTTTTAGTAAAATCTTTTCTTTTCTAATTATTTGCTGCTCTTATTTCGAGAAACAATAAAAAAACAAACACATCAAAGATTTTGACATTAACACATTTTGCAAGCGGCGTGCCAATACGATTCTAAACTGGTATAGAGCCATTTAGAAAAAACAGCATAAAAAAGAGTGTGTAATTATTTCACACTTTCTGGATACGGTATACACTAAAAGGAAAGAAATTTGTAACTGCGAATTGAGATTTGATAAGGCTTTTGGCTTGTTTTTATTTTCTATTCTAATAAAAAACCCAAATCTCAAAGTATGCTTTTTGAGCACAAAATGGTAAGAATTATTAAAACGCAATTCTCTACATAAAATTGTATAAGCAAAATAAAATAGACAAAATTTATTGCTTTTTTCGTTTTTAAAGAAACATTCTTCCTAAAAAAACAAGAAATCTTGCTGAAAAAAGTTAAATTTATCGAAACAAACTTAACTCTAAAATTTAGGAGATTATAAAATGAGTAAAGAGCATTATTATCTTTTGCTGGCTGATGATGACGAAGACGACTGCCTTTTCTTTAAAGAAGCCCTCGATGAAATAACGGTCAGCGCTGATCTTTCTATGGTTCACGACGGTGTTCAGCTTATGAGTTATCTGGAAAACAATACTTCAAAACTTCCGGATGTTCTTTTTTTGGATTTAAATATGCCTAGAAAAAATGGCTTAGAGTGTCTAGACGAGATTAAAAAAGACGAAAAATTAAAAAATCTGCCCATCATCATTTTTTCTACTTCGCTGGACAGCGAAATAGTTAACAATTTATACTTAAAAGGCGCCTCTTATTATATTCGGAAACCTGGCGAATTTTCAAAACTCAAAAACGTAATTGAAAAGGCATTAACAATTGCGTCAGAAAATAATTTCAAGCAGCCCGAAAGAGCTAGTTTCATACTGCAACCTTAATTCTTTGGAAATGAACCGCAAAAAAAAGGAACATTATTTTCTTTCCGAAGGAGGAGAAATGGGAGAATTAATTCGTTCTGCAGATTGGAGCCAAACTCCGTTGGGAGATCCTGAAAAATGGCCACAAAGTTTAAAAACAATGATCGCAATGATGCTCGGCAATCCGTTTGGAATGTACATTGCATGGGGGAAAAATTATACTCAAATATACAATGATGCCTTTCGTCCTATTTTGGGCGCTTCTAAACATCCAGAAGCTTTGGGCGGAAGTTCTAAAGATACATTTGCAGAAATCTGGGATACAATAGGACCTCTATTTACCGATGTGATGCAAGGAAAAGCAGTAAGTTTTCCTGATTTTAAAGTGCCACTTAATCGGAATGGTTATACAGAAGATTGTTTTTTTGACTTTTCGTATAGTCCTATAAAAATAGAAGACGGCTCTATTGGCGGCATATTGGTGACGGTTATCGAAACCACCGAAAAGAAAATTGTTGCAGATGCTTTACAAGAAAGTAATGCACGATTTGTCAATAATATTATGCAGGCTCCGGTTGCCATGTGTATTTTTAAAGGCGAAAACAATATTGTAGAAATCGCCAATGAACAAATGTTACAGCTTTGGGGCGCAAAAGCTGAAAACATCATCAATAAACCTATTTTTGAAGTTCTTCCTGAATTGAAAAAACAAGGTCTTGATGAAATTCTGCAAACCGTTTTTATCTCAGGAAAAAAGGTAGTTACTGACGAACTTTTTGTTCCGTTAAACCGAAATGGACAAACTGAAAACACTTATATCAATTTTGTTTATGAAGCTTTACGAGAAATCGACGGCACTATTTCTGGAGTTGTAGCTATCGCCACAGAAGTTACAGCCCAAGTTTTGGCTCGTACAAAAGTAGAAGAAAGCGAACAGAAAATAAGACAGCTGGTTGAAAATGCTCCTTTTCCGATTGGTGTTTATGTCGGAAAAGAAATGCGCATTGAACTCGCTAATGAATCTATTATAAAAATATGGGGAAAAGGCCCAGATGTAATTGGGAAAACATATCGTGAAATTCTACCAGAACTGCAAAATCAATCTGTATTTGAGCAAGTTGAATCGGTTTTTGAAACTGGACAATCTTTTCATTCCAGAAATTCCCGTATAGATATTGTGATCGATAATGTATTGCAATCGTTTTATTTCAATTATAGTTTTACGCCTTTGTACGATCTGAATGGAAAAATTTACGGTGTAATGAATACTGCTGTAGAAATTACCGACTTATTCTTAGCCAAACAAAAAATTGAAGAAAGCGATAAACGATTCCGTGATACGGTAAGACAAGCTCCCGTTGGAATCACGATTCTTCGCGGACCAGAATATATAGTAGAAATGGCCAACGAGGCTTATCTTAAATTGGTAGATCGAGAAGAAAAAACTTTTGTTGGCAAACCTTTGTATCATTCATTGCCAGAAGTAAAAGAAAGCGTTAGTGCCTTACTAGATGGTGTTTTAAATACTGGAATTCCTTTTCATGGAATTGAAGTTCCCATTCCTTTAAATCGATTCGGAAAAATAGAAACTTCTTATTTTGATTTTCTTTATCATCCTTTAAAAGAAGAAAACGGAACTATTTCTGGAATCTTGGTAACCGTTACCGAAGTAAGCGAAAAAGTCGAAGCAAGAAAAAGGGTCGAACTGAATGAAGATCGTCTTAAAATTGTCGTGGAAGCCAGCGAACTGGGAACTTGGGAACTGAATGTAAAAACCCGTATTCCAACTTATTCTAAAAGATATCTTGAGATTATTGGTGGTTATACCGAAGATATAATGCTTACTCACGAAGAATTATTGGCGCATCTTCATCCCGATGATTTACATATTCGAAATAAAGGTTTCAAAGAAGCTTTAAGTTCAGGTTTTTTAAATTATGAAGTTCGCGTAATCTGGAAAGACCAATCTATACATTGGATTGAAGGAAAAGGAAAAGTTTTTTATGATGAGAACCATCAGCCGCAAAAATTAATTGGAACTATTCGAGATATCACCGAAGAAAAAAAATATCAGCAGAAAATTGAAGAAAGCGAAAAGAAACTGCGAAATCTTATTATGCAGTCGCCTGTTCCGAAAGCTATTTTGCGCGGAACCGATTTTGTAATCGAAATGGCCAATTTTGCACTTTTAAACAATATCTGGAAAAAAGAAGAAACTGAAGTTGAAGGAAAAAAAATACTCGAATTATTTCCTGAGCTTAATAAACAGAAATATGATCAATTATTAAATAAAGTCTACAAATCTGGAGAAGTGTATTCAGAATCTGAGTCTTTGCTTTTTATTGACAATGAAAACGGTGGCAATCAATTTTATGTAGACTTTGAATTTGCTCCGCTCCGCGAAAGCGATAATTCTATTTCTGGAATTAGAATAACACTTATTGATGTTACCGAAAAAGTTGAAGCAAGAAAGAAAATCGAAGAAAGCGAGAAAAGATTCCGTCTGCTTACAGAAAGTATTCCGCAGTTAATTTGGGAAACCGATGCCGATGGAAATGCCCTTTTTACTTCGGGAAGATGGCTTGAATATACTGGTATTGAACCTGGAATAGAAGGTTCTTGGCAAAAAATGATTCACCCAGACGATTTTGACGAAAATGTCAAGATTTGGCAGCATGCACTAGCAACTGGAGAAATGTATCGCTGTGACGTGCGAATGCGCAGAAAAGATGGTTCATACAGATGGCACACCGTTATTGGCGAACCCGTTTTTGGACTCGATAACAAAATAATAAAATGGGTTGGCGCTTTTACCGATATTCATACCGAAAAGGCCTTTACACATGAACTTGAGCAACAGGTTACAGCCAGAACGAGAGAATTAATCCAAATTAACGAATCGCTTCAAAAAAGCGAAGAACGCTATCATTTGATGGTAGAAGAGGTTCAGGAATATGCCATTTTATATTTGAATAGCAATGGTATTATTGAAAACTGGAATGCTGGTGCAGAAAAAATAAAAGGCTATAAAGCAGAAGAAATCATCGGAAAATATTTTGCTGTATTTTATACCGAAAAAGACCAAAAAAACAATCTTCCACAAAAACTGCTGCAGATTGCCAGAGAAAAAGGAAAAGTTATACATGAAGGCTGGCGCAAACGCAAAGACGGAAGTCTATTTTGGGCAAGTGTAGTAATAACGGCCGTTCATAACAAACAAAAAGAAGTTATTGGTTTCTCTAAAGTAACGCATGATCTGACCGAAAAAAAGAAAGACGAAGACAAGCTCAGAATGAATGCATTAGAACTGGCTCAGAAAAACAATGAGTTAGAAGAAATGAATAAAGAACTACAGTCCTTTGCTTACATTTCGAGTCATGATTTGCAGGAACCGCTTCGAAAAATACAGACTTTTGCTTCTCAGATTATAGAGAAAGAAGCGAAAAATTTATCGGAAAACGGAAAGGATAAATTTAAAAGAATGCAGAATGCCGCACAGCGAATGCAGACTTTGATTAATGATTTATTAGCGTATTCTAGAACAAATATTCAGGAACGTATTTTTATAAAAACAGATCTTGCTCAGATTGTAAAAGAAGTAAAAGAAGATTTAACCGAAGAACTAGATCAGAAAAGTGCTGTAATTGAAATTGAACAAAGCGTTGAAGTTGATATTATTCCGTTTCAATTCAAACAATTGCTGTATAACCTCATCAGCAATTCATTAAAGTTCTCAAATCCCGATATTCCAATTGTAATTAAAATAAGAAGTAAAATTGCATTAGGAAAAGATTTAGAAAATGAAAAACTAATTCCTGCAAAAAAATACTGTTATATAGAAGTTGCAGACAACGGAATTGGTTTTGAAGCGCAATACAATAAAAAAATATTCGAAGTTTTTCAGCGTCTCCACGGACGCGATCGCTATAATGGAACCGGAATCGGATTGGCGATTGTGAAAAAAATTATCGAAAACCACAACGGAATCATCACCGCTTCGGGAATTCAGAATCAAGGAGCTTCTTTTGATATTTATATTCCAGTAAAATAAAATTCATCAAATTCCATAAAAAAAACGGAAACTGCAAGTAAGCGGTTTCCGTTTTTCCATTTCAAACGAATTGAAATTATCTCAAAACAAATTTTATCTAGTATAAACAGTAATTATACCTGTTGTTTTGTCTTTAATTTTTAGCTCTTTGTTAGTTAGATTCATAATATCGCTAGTTGAGCTGATATTTCCAACAGTAAGCGTTAAATCGTTGTGAGATCTTACATAAGTACCTGTAGTTTCTGTTAAGGCACAATCACTTCCGTTATAATCACCAATAACCGCTGCATTACTTAATCTTAAATCTAAATAATCTCTGTTGCATCCTGCTTGATTCTGCGGAGCATCAACTAACACTTCCTGTCCATTAACAATTGTTCCAGTTTGGCTTAGATTATATTTCCCTTGAATTGGAACTATTGTTTCTCCTTCATTATCGTCGTTACTACAAGAGGTTACGAACATTCCCGCGCTTAAGGCTAATACGAATAAAAAGTTTCTATTTTTCATGATTTATTTGTTTTTTTATTAATTAATTCAATAATGCTAAATTAAAAGTATATACTTACAAAAAATTTCATGATTATGCGAATATCTTACATAAATCGCATTTTAATAGATTTTTACTTTTTTACATATTTATTCAAAATATATCTCGTTACAGGTTTTAAAGAGCTATTGTTCTCAGGATGTCTTCCATGTCCATTAAAGAAGTCTATACCATTTGCTGTTTTTCCATACCAGACAATAGCGTCTCCATTTTTATTAAAAAAAGCTGTTGTATCGCATACTTTTATCTTTTTTAAATCAAAAACGGTTTTGTCAAAAGGTTCTACAACATTAAAACTTCCCAAACCATTCACTTCCAAATCGCAGCTTACTTTTTCATAATGATCGCTTGACCATTGCATGCATTGTTTTTGAAAGAAGGCTAAATAAATCATTATCAATAATCCAGCAGAAAAAGCAGCAATTAATGAATATTTTATTATTCTAGATTTTGCTGGCTCTCCAGTTGTAACAAAAGTTGCTATAGGGATTGGTGTTATTTCTGATTCTGGTGATTGAGTTTGCTCTACTTCTTCATTCTTATCTTTTTCTGCTTCCTCATTTTTCAAACTAGGAAATTTTTCGATTTCTACCTCATCAATAAAACCAACAGAAGAAAATTCAGGTTTATAATGTTTGGTGTTTCTTAGCTCTTCAATCAATTTCAAATTCTCTGGATCAATTTCTTTTCTAAACTTATTAAAAGGTCTTGGATTAAAATCTACCAAAATTGCTGCCATATCAACAACATCTATTTTATCTGGATCTGTTTCTCCCTTAAAAAATTTTTCTACTGGTCTAAATAGATCTGTCTCTTGCTTAAACTTGTTTTTTGCACTAATATCAAAAGAAAGTCCTAGTAAAGAATTGAACACATTCAAATCATTTGAATGCATATCGTTATTCGCAAATTTTTCCCAACATAACTTATTTAGTTTTCCTCTTGTTGGAGCATTCAAGAAATAAAAGTCATCACCATTTTTTACTTCTTCATACTTTTCTTTAATGGCTTTTTTATATAAATCTTCCAAAGTATTGTTATTCATAGGCTTCATTTTTTTGGGTTTTTAAGGATTTATAAGGATCAATAGGGATTTTATAAAACTTAATCGGAAATCCCGGAAATCCGTATCAACACAGGCTCAAAACCATTGTTACTTTGCCTCAACAAAATTAGTTAGCGCTTTGATCTGCAGGTCAAAAACAAATGTACAAAACTAGTTTAGTCAACGAGTATGGAAAACCGTAAGACAGATTCTATCTGGGAAGTATAGATGAAAATCTTACGGTCCTACATACTCCTCACTTCCCATCAAATGGCATAATTCAGAAAAGTTCTGAACAGCAATGCCTATAACCAATCTAAAAAATTCAATTATGAAAAAGATTTTTTTATGGGGAGCATTTACCCTGTTGACAACTACATTATTTTCTTGCACTGCTGATGAATTCGAAACAGCTAACAACAAAACAGAAGTAAAAAAGGATACAGCTCCGGCGAAAGATATGCAGGCAACTGGACCAGACGACGATCCAGTTGTGGTGCCACCACCGCCAAAAAAATAATTTAAAATTTTGGAAAAAAAATTGTAATTTATAATAAATTACTATTTTCGGGGAAAGTAAGATTTATGTTACGATCCCCGTTTTTTTATCTGCTAATCATTCTCTTTTTCTTTTCGTGCAAAGAAAAAACAAATGCACCTGCTAAGGTAGACCTCAACCGTGAAGAAGCTTTTAAATTAAGAGATTTAGGCATTGCTAATCTGCAAAACAAAAATTACAACAGTGCTTTTTTCAATTTTAATAAATCAAAATTAGAATTTG includes these proteins:
- a CDS encoding DUF2024 family protein, with product MKIAVWDTYVTRKDGKIMHFDILVDENINDAEQVYEYGKIYLKSVAQEGQALSAKECRFCHIDKAPIEVENQIRENGFSIIEMENCN
- a CDS encoding YggS family pyridoxal phosphate-dependent enzyme encodes the protein MKNDIIFNLIKVHQRIENACRIAGRNPANVQLLLATKTVPAEKIRIAIEAGENLMGENKMQELRDKNDILQNLPVERHFIGHLQTNKVKDVLKYVTCIQSLDRINLADELHKQLQNQNRKLDVFVQVNTSYEESKFGLPPEEVLSFIKKIKTYETLTIKGLMTIGLLDVEKEKMIPSLRLLRTIRDEIYSEGIEGLTDLKLSMGMSQDLELAIAEGSNMVRIGTSIFGNRFLGKEIWNENIAE
- a CDS encoding AAA family ATPase, yielding MNLNDLTVIDTEKIALDDLFFSDENKAALLQIIKEHQYIEELKKYNLKVDNKILLHGSSGCGKTTTAKAIANTLDKKIIIVNLSTVVDSRIGETSKNLKAIFDKAIRERAVLFLDEFDQIGKSRDSDDKDVGEMRRLVNTIIQLFDYFPSDSLLICATNHYEIIDSALLRRFQLRLKYEMPSEKQLNVYYDKILGSFPEHFQNIERRYSISYAEALDYINTAMKKQIIAALDLNKNA
- a CDS encoding glycosyltransferase; its protein translation is MESETIISEQFYANTSSAISEKTINGSFFGTQQKSQKVHVERPTSPFGLAVLIGTFLLLLAGVGVVFLLQDDFEKFHFERIASTWGLPFLVITTILFFYQAGVFLYSSYLYLRYKAIPSVSDDLLPTCTIIVPAYNEGKLVWDTLLSLADSDYPAEKLQLLAIDDGSKDDTWYWMQEAKAKLGDRVTIFQQPKNQGKRQALYRGFKLGTGEIFVTVDSDSIVKKDTLRNLVSPFGVNKKCGAVAGNVQVLNNKKAILPKMLNVSFVMSFEFQRSAESELGSVLCTPGALAAYKRDAVFNCLPEWINQTFMGEPSDIGEDRALTNMILKQGFEVKFQRNAVVLTNVPEEYKGLYKMFIRWARSNVRENLMMAKYVFTDFRKESKFGARMLFLNQFFKIAMTYPFILFMFYFIAVHPVLFLSSTLMAILIFSTFSMVFYAKRYTLSESFWAYSYSVFYTFSLFWIAPYAIATANKKGWLTRGL
- a CDS encoding response regulator — protein: MSKEHYYLLLADDDEDDCLFFKEALDEITVSADLSMVHDGVQLMSYLENNTSKLPDVLFLDLNMPRKNGLECLDEIKKDEKLKNLPIIIFSTSLDSEIVNNLYLKGASYYIRKPGEFSKLKNVIEKALTIASENNFKQPERASFILQP
- a CDS encoding PAS domain S-box protein; the encoded protein is MNRKKKEHYFLSEGGEMGELIRSADWSQTPLGDPEKWPQSLKTMIAMMLGNPFGMYIAWGKNYTQIYNDAFRPILGASKHPEALGGSSKDTFAEIWDTIGPLFTDVMQGKAVSFPDFKVPLNRNGYTEDCFFDFSYSPIKIEDGSIGGILVTVIETTEKKIVADALQESNARFVNNIMQAPVAMCIFKGENNIVEIANEQMLQLWGAKAENIINKPIFEVLPELKKQGLDEILQTVFISGKKVVTDELFVPLNRNGQTENTYINFVYEALREIDGTISGVVAIATEVTAQVLARTKVEESEQKIRQLVENAPFPIGVYVGKEMRIELANESIIKIWGKGPDVIGKTYREILPELQNQSVFEQVESVFETGQSFHSRNSRIDIVIDNVLQSFYFNYSFTPLYDLNGKIYGVMNTAVEITDLFLAKQKIEESDKRFRDTVRQAPVGITILRGPEYIVEMANEAYLKLVDREEKTFVGKPLYHSLPEVKESVSALLDGVLNTGIPFHGIEVPIPLNRFGKIETSYFDFLYHPLKEENGTISGILVTVTEVSEKVEARKRVELNEDRLKIVVEASELGTWELNVKTRIPTYSKRYLEIIGGYTEDIMLTHEELLAHLHPDDLHIRNKGFKEALSSGFLNYEVRVIWKDQSIHWIEGKGKVFYDENHQPQKLIGTIRDITEEKKYQQKIEESEKKLRNLIMQSPVPKAILRGTDFVIEMANFALLNNIWKKEETEVEGKKILELFPELNKQKYDQLLNKVYKSGEVYSESESLLFIDNENGGNQFYVDFEFAPLRESDNSISGIRITLIDVTEKVEARKKIEESEKRFRLLTESIPQLIWETDADGNALFTSGRWLEYTGIEPGIEGSWQKMIHPDDFDENVKIWQHALATGEMYRCDVRMRRKDGSYRWHTVIGEPVFGLDNKIIKWVGAFTDIHTEKAFTHELEQQVTARTRELIQINESLQKSEERYHLMVEEVQEYAILYLNSNGIIENWNAGAEKIKGYKAEEIIGKYFAVFYTEKDQKNNLPQKLLQIAREKGKVIHEGWRKRKDGSLFWASVVITAVHNKQKEVIGFSKVTHDLTEKKKDEDKLRMNALELAQKNNELEEMNKELQSFAYISSHDLQEPLRKIQTFASQIIEKEAKNLSENGKDKFKRMQNAAQRMQTLINDLLAYSRTNIQERIFIKTDLAQIVKEVKEDLTEELDQKSAVIEIEQSVEVDIIPFQFKQLLYNLISNSLKFSNPDIPIVIKIRSKIALGKDLENEKLIPAKKYCYIEVADNGIGFEAQYNKKIFEVFQRLHGRDRYNGTGIGLAIVKKIIENHNGIITASGIQNQGASFDIYIPVK
- a CDS encoding lipocalin family protein gives rise to the protein MKNRNFLFVLALSAGMFVTSCSNDDNEGETIVPIQGKYNLSQTGTIVNGQEVLVDAPQNQAGCNRDYLDLRLSNAAVIGDYNGSDCALTETTGTYVRSHNDLTLTVGNISSTSDIMNLTNKELKIKDKTTGIITVYTR